A single genomic interval of Camelina sativa cultivar DH55 chromosome 11, Cs, whole genome shotgun sequence harbors:
- the LOC104724081 gene encoding uncharacterized protein LOC104724081 yields MANREDSSSPEIRCVFVETNLDTRLALPIHKDEIISDFKDKLRKEHKQAFPEIGEINVSALKIKRRRKFYHFSESMNVYKAFYGISKNWFMYVDAVRVEKGEVLTIMAADDNRSLVEKEKEIANGSLLVDGMHSKALVLYQGLETQVVERKTRKRKITSSDEKTSRKKSKVDLHQSNVSATELSKVASQSCVVSPREKLDGILMGTDIESGERNGVSMGENQQTSDADRLLEEKIPTVNSELVDGHTRGEMEDVPDNQTVKEALEKLDDLTGAIEQDTEKRGEIADIVMIDQEKDLPPPSELVDGQITSQDDERGEGSRLTPSAVDNVQTAEMVTYAENQLEASSSLTTGLATEKKRKRTKSSKDHISQPPVTAATDTATDNTTASREIVNERNGLPGNVVRVDATSESYPIPRRGNLGKENEMGEKINEDVGSAKAKPSSVDNIQTDNLVSYPESELEISSGLTTGPATKKKKKQKKSSKDRINKSTATSESISISRGEKPADTLVDAIQNETEMGDKFVNKVGSSEATLIDADKIQDANNLEVASLTSTPTALVHESKTLDHIPKFTDENTSREHEVSMEKGEIDADKAKSVKSTKKKSSKKVKTPAKEDTLVDSGAQNVVDGEGAENVIRNVLDSLHQRNEVEENLTKSEKKSSKRSKKKDSWNFVEEVEVVESLQQKNEAAVNLEKSGKKSSKRSKKKDSLNTVEVEAQVLSVEVNNAAQVEASSVDSPKDTDASFTPAKKNTESNASQLNKIVEVDDTNEDINRSMQTLKENVDMGDNFGSSQKDNIVGDGNKKDQVAGRTKSKKEKKSLYGYIDGAIKQKGAVNKKKEVVKKCSTPATVNKSKMNVKNKKQVVKKCSNSVTANKSTTNFFKDAETSEDESKTTSHDSTKTPSNNSSDNDSDVTSSMFRKQGNNLVGGTNMFSGSLQDILRSSKSYKVAKLTASQSQPEEFVDFVPDSQFN; encoded by the exons ATGGCTAATCGCGAAGATTCTTCCTCACCGGAGATTCGCTGCGTCTTTGTAGAAACCAACCTCGACACTCGTCTCGCGTTACCCATACATAAAGATGAAATCATCTCCGATTTCAAAG ACAAATTGCGCAAGGAGCATAAACAAGCTTTCCCTGAAATTGGAGAAATTAATGTTTCTGCCTTgaag ATTAAACGACGAAGAAAGTTTTATCATTTCTCAGAATCTATGAATGTGTATAAGGCATTTTATGGGATTAGTAAAAACTGGTTTATGTATGTTGATGCTGTAAGAGTTGAGAAGGGTGAGGTCCTGACTATAATGGCTGCTGATGATAATCGTTCATTGgttgagaaggagaaggagattgCTAATGGTTCACTACTTGTTGATGGTATGCATTCTAAGGCCTTGGTTCTTTACCAAGGTTTAGAAACCCAAGTAGTTGAGAGgaagacgaggaagaggaagattaCAAGTTCGGATGAGAAAACTAGTCGAAAGAAATCCAAGGTTGATCTTCATCAATCTAATGTTAGTGCAACCGAGTTATCGAAGGTTGCCTCTCAATCTTGTGTTGTTTCACCAAGAGAAAAGCTAGATGGTATTCTTATGGGAACAG ACATTGAAAGCGGCGAGAGAAATGGCGTTAGTATGGGAGAGAATCAGCAAACTTCTGATGCGGACAGGCTATTGGAAGAGAAAATTCCCACTGTCAACTCAGAGCTTGTAGATGGGCATACCAGGGGTGAGATGGAGGATGTGCCAGACAATCAAACTGTTAAAGAAGCTCTAGAAAAGCTAGATGATCTTACGGGAGCAATAGAACAAg ATACTGAAAAGAGAGGAGAGATTGCCGATATAGTCATGATTGACCAAGAGAAGGATCTTCCACCTCCTTCAGAACTTGTAGATGGACAGATTACATCACAAGATGATGAAAGAGGTGAGGGAAGCAGATTGACTCCAAGTGCTGTCGATAATGTTCAAACTGCTGAAATGGTGACTTACGCTGAAAACCAGTTGGAAGCTAGCAGTAGTTTGACAACTGGTCTAgctacagagaagaagagaaagcgaACGAAGAGCTCAAAAGATCACATCAGTCAGCCTCCTGTTACTGCTGCTACCGATACTGCTACTGATAATACTACAGCTTCAAGAGAAATTGTGAACGAGAGAAATGGACTACCTGGAAATGTAGTACGTGTTGATGCTACTTCTGAATCTTATCCAATCCCGAGAAGAGGAAATCTTGGCAAAG AAAATGAGATGGGTGAGAAGATTAATGAAGATGTGGGAAGCGCAAAAGCTAAACCAAGTTCTGTAGATAATATCCAGACCGATAATTTGGTGAGCTACCCAGAAAGTGAGTTGGAGATTAGCAGTGGTTTGACAACCGGTCCagctacaaagaagaagaaaaagcaaaagaagtCCTCAAAGGATCGCATCAATAAATCTACTGCTACTTCTGAATCTATTTCAATCTCGAGAGGAGAAAAGCCTGCCGATACTCTTGTAGACGCAATACAAAATG AAACTGAGATGGGTGACAAATTTGTCAACAAGGTGGGAAGTAGCGAAGCCACACTTATCGATGCTGATAAAATACAAGATGCAAATAATCTAGAAGTTGCTAGTTTGACGAGCACCCCGACTGCCTTGGTCCATGAATCCAAAACGCTGGACCACATTCCGAAATTTACGGATGAAAACACATCTCGTGAACATGAAGTTTCTATGGAAAAAGGTGAAATAGATGCTGATAAGGCTAAATCCGTGAAGTCTACTAAGaagaaaagttcaaaaaaagTGAAGACCCCAGCTAAAGAAGACACTCTAGTAGATTCTGGTGCACAGAATGTTGTAGATGGAGAGGGGGCTGAGAATGTTATCAGAAATGTTTTAGATTCTTTGCATCAAAGGAACGAAGTGGAGGAAAATCTAACCAAAAGTGAGAAGAAATCAAGCaagagatcgaagaagaaagaCTCTTGGAACTTTGTGGAGGAGGTCGAAGTAGTAGAGTCTTTGCAGCAAAAGAACGAAGCTGCAGTAAATCTTGAAAAAAGTGGGAAGAAATCAAGCAAGAGATCAAAAAAGAAAGACTCATTGAACACTGTGGAGGTTGAGGCCCAAGTATTGTCAGTTGAGGTAAACAATGCTGCTCAGGTTGAGGCTTCTTCCGTCGACAGCCCAAAAGACACTGATGCATCATTCACGCCAGCTAAGAAGAATACTGAGAGCAATGCTTCACAGTTGAATAAGATTGTTGAGGTCGACGATACTAATGAGGATATCAACCGTTCCATGCAAACTCTAAAAGAGAACGTTGATATGGGAGACAATTTTGGTTCTAGCCAAAAGGATAATATTGTTGGTGATGGTAACAAGAAAGATCAAGTGGCTGGTAGAACTAAAtctaaaaaagagaagaaaagccTTTATGGTTACATTGATGGTGCAATTAAACAGAAAGGCGCAGTCaacaaaaagaaggaagttgTGAAGAAATGCTCTACCCCGGCCACAGTGAACAAGAGTAAGATGAAtgtcaaaaacaagaaacaagtagTGAAGAAATGCTCTAACTCAGTCACAGCGAACAAGAGTACGACGAATTTCTTCAAGGATGCCGAGACGTCAGAGGATGAATCTAAGACAACTTCGCATGACTCCACTAAAACTCCATCAAATAATTCATCAGACAATGATAGTGATGTAACTTCGTCTATGTTTAGGAAGCAAG GAAACAATCTGGTTGGAGGAACAAATAT GTTTTCAGGGAGCCTGCAAGATATCCTAAGAAGCTCAAAAAGTTACAAGGTGGCGAAACTTACAGCTTCTCAATCACAACCCGAAGAATTCGTGGATTTTGTCCCGGATAGCCAATTCAACTAA